The sequence GCGAGGTTAAGCGAATAGCGGAGCCGTAGGGAAACCGAGTGTTAACTGCGCGTTTAGTTGCAAGGTGTAGACCCGAAACCCGGTGATCTATCCATGGGCAGGTTGAAGGTTGAGTAACATCAACTGGAGGACCGAACCGACTTATGTTGAAAAATGAGCGGATGACTTGTGGATGGGGGTGAAAGGCCAATCAAACCGGGAGATATCTGGTTCTCCTCGAAAGCTATTTAGGTAGCGCCTCGAGCGAATACCATTGGGGGTAGAGCACTGTTAAGGCTAGGGGGTCATCCCGACTTACCAACCCTTTGCAAACTCCGAATACCAATGAGTACTACTCGGGAGACACACGGCGGGTGCTAACGTCCGTCGTGAAAAGGGAAACAACCCAGACCATCAGCTAAGGTCCCAAAGTTATTGCTAAGTGGGAAACGATGTGGGAAGGCTTAGACAGCTAGGAAGTTGGCTTAGAAGCAGCCATCTTTTAAAGAAAGCGTAATAGCTCACTAGTCGAGTCGGCCTGCGCGGAAGATTTAACGGGGCTAAGCAATACACCGAAGCTATGGGTACTAGTGCTTGCACTAGTGCGGTAGAGGAGCGTTCTGTAAGCCGTTGAAGGGAAGGGGTAACCCACGCTGGAGGTATCAGAAGTGCGAATGCTGACATGAGTAACGATAAAGGGAGTGAAAAACTCCCTCGCCGAAAGACCAAGGTTTCCTGTCCAATGTTAATCAGGGCAGGGTAAGTCGACCCCTAAGGTGAGGCCGAAAGGCGTAATCGATGGGAAACAGGTTAATATTCCTGTACTTCTGCTAACTGCGATGGAGAGACGGAGAAGGCTAGGCTAGCGCGGCGTTGGTTGTCCGCGTTTAAGGTTGTAGGTTGTATTCTTAGGCAAATCCGGGAATACGCATTAAATTGCAAGACTGAGGACTGATGACGAGACCCTAAGGGGTTGAAGTAGTTGATGCCATGCTTCCAGGAAAATCTTCTAAGCTTCAGGTTAGTAGGAATCGTACCCCAAACCGACACAGGTGGTTGGGTAGAGAATACCAAGGCGCTTGAGAGAACTCGGCTGAAGGAACTAGGCAAAATGGTACCGTAACTTCGGGAGAAGGTACGCTGCCGGCGGTGATGGGACTTGCTCCTTAAGCTGCTGGCAGTCGCAGATACCAGGTGGCTGCAACTGTTTATCAAAAACACAGTACTGTGCAAACTCGCAAGAGGAAGTATACGGTATGACGCCTGCCCGGTGCCGGAAGGTTAATTGATTGGGTTATCTTCGGAGAAGCTCATGATCGAAGCCCCGGTAAACGGCGGCCGTAACTATAACGGTCCTAAGGTAGCGAAATTCCTTGTCGGGTAAGTTCCGACCTGCACGAATGGCGTAATGATGGCCACGCTGTCTCCAGCCGAGACTCAGTGAAGTTGAAATTGCGGTGAAGATGCCGTATACCCGCGGCTAGACGGAAAGACCCCGTGCACCTTTACTATAGCTTGGCACTGAACATTGAACCTACATGTGTAGGATAGGTGGGAGACTTTGAAGTTGGGACGCTAGTTCTGATGGAGTCAACCTTGAAATACCACCCTTGTAGTTTTGATGTTCTAACTCTGGCCCCTGAATCGGGGTTGAGGACAGTGCCTGGTGGGTAGTTTGACTGGGGCGGTCTCCTCCCAAAGAGTAACGGAGGAGCACGAAGGTTGGCTAAGTACGGTCGGACATCGTACGGTTAGTGCAATGGCATAAGCCAGCTTAACTGCGAGACATACACGTCGAGCAGGTACGAAAGTAGGTCATAGTGATCCGGTGGTTCTGTATGGAAGGGCCATCGCTCAACGGATAAAAGGTACGCCGGGGATAACAGGCTGATACCGCCCAAGAGTTCATATCGACGGCGGTGTTTGGCACCTCGATGTCGGCTCATCACATCCTGGGGCTGAAGTCGGTCCCAAGGGTATGGCTGTTCGCCATTTAAAGTGGTACGCGAGCTGGGTTCAGAACGTCGTGAGACAGTTCGGTCCCTATCTGCCGTGGGCGTTGGATGATTGAAGGAAGCTGCTCCTAGTACGAGAGGACCGGAGTGGACGAACCGCTGGTGTTCGGGTTGTTATGCCAATAGCATTGCCCGGTAGCTACGTTCGGAATCGATAACCGCTGAAAGCATCTAAGCGGGAAGCGAGTCCTAAGATGAGTCATCCCTAGGAATTTAATTCCTCTAAAGAGCCGTTCGAGACTAGGACGTTGATAGGCAGGGTGTGTAAGCGTTGTGAGGCGTTGAGCTAACCTGTACTAATGACTCGTGAGGCTTAACCATACAACCCAGATGGGTTTGTAGCGTTAATGTTGATTACTTTACAAGCACAAAAGAATACGAACTTGATTTAAGTTGGTCATAAAATGCTTCTGTATTTATGACATAGAGTACATCCGTGTACTAGACCCAATTATTTAACGCTATTTAGACGATTTCTGAATAGCCAGCTTTTCAAATTTACCAAATTAGTCTGGAAACCATAGCATTGTGGCCCCACCTGACCCCATCTCGAACTCAGAAGTGAAACACAATTGCGCCGATGGTAGTGTGGGGTCTCCCCATGTGAGAGTAGGTCATTTCCAGGCGCCTAATTAAGTAGAGAAGCCACCTGAATAAGGTGGCTTTTTTGCGTCTGGGTATTTTTAAATATAGATCCAATTTCCTATATCGAATGTCAATGTAGGCAGGTGGCTTATCCACTTAAGCACGTACGTGCAATGATCCATCTCGAACTCAGAAGTGAAACACAATTGCGCCGATGGTAGTGTGGGGTCTCCCCATGTGAGAGTAGGTCATTTCCAGGCGCCTATTTTGATTTTCACTTTCTAGAAAGTGAAGTCAAAGTCTACTGATAGTGACAAATCAGAGACTATAAAGAATTTAGTAATATGCGCAAGCACTTTACTAAAGGAGCGGTAGTTCAGTTGGTTAGAATACCGGCCTGTCACGCCGGGGGTCGCGGGTTCGAGTCCCGTCCGCTCCGCCAACATTACGATAAGCCCTAACAGCAATGTTAGGGCTTTTTCGTGTCTGTTTTTTATTCAAAAAAATATACAAGAAGAGCGGTCACTCTTGCCCACCCATTCCTGTCGGTCGTACTTTCGTGGTCATCTTTGAGTAAAATCATGTTCATTAATCGTGCTTAATTTTGGAGCCAATTCTTTCTGCTAGCTAAATACGCTACAATGCCGCTTTAATGCTCTCTAAAAGTCTTTATCTATGTCAGCGGTACCTTATTCATTAAAATCTTACAATACCTTTCAAATCGAGCATAGTTGCGGCCAGTTGATTCATGCGAAAACTAAAGATGAATTGATTTCTGCCTGTTTGGAACTTTATCTTAGTGACGAGCCATTTTTGGTACTCGGAGGAGGGAGCAATATTGTACTGACAGATGACTATTTAGGCAGCGTTGTTCATATAGAGACTAAGGGCATAGAGTTTACTGAGGATGATGAATATCATTACCTGAGTGTGGCAGCGGGCGAGAATTGGCCTCAACTCGTCGAGAGAACCCTCTCTATGTCTATTGCTGGACTTGAAAATCTAGCCCTGATACCTGGAACTGTTGGTGCGGCGCCAATTCAGAATATTGGTGCTTATGGTGTTGAGCTGATGCAGTTATGTGATTGGGTAGAGTATCTAGACCTCAGAACAGGAGACTTGAAACGTTTAAATGCCCATGAGTGTCTCTTTAAATATAGAGATTCAATTTTTAAAGGGGATCTCCTCACCTGTGCAGTGATCACTGAGGTTGGACTCAAGCTAAGCAAACAATGGCAGCCTGTAATATCTTATGGGCCACTGAGAGCGTTTAAGGAAGCTAGTGTGACCGCTAAACAGATATACGAATGTATATGTAATATGCGAAATACTAAACTTCCTAATCCTGATGTACTCGGTAATGCGGGGAGTTTCTTTAAGAACCCAATAGTTTCACGTGCTGTATTCGATTCCCTAGTTGAAAATCATCCCGGGATAGTTGGATTCACTGTGGATGATGATTCGATTAAATTGGCA is a genomic window of Shewanella psychrophila containing:
- the murB gene encoding UDP-N-acetylmuramate dehydrogenase → MSAVPYSLKSYNTFQIEHSCGQLIHAKTKDELISACLELYLSDEPFLVLGGGSNIVLTDDYLGSVVHIETKGIEFTEDDEYHYLSVAAGENWPQLVERTLSMSIAGLENLALIPGTVGAAPIQNIGAYGVELMQLCDWVEYLDLRTGDLKRLNAHECLFKYRDSIFKGDLLTCAVITEVGLKLSKQWQPVISYGPLRAFKEASVTAKQIYECICNMRNTKLPNPDVLGNAGSFFKNPIVSRAVFDSLVENHPGIVGFTVDDDSIKLAAGWLIDRAGLKGLKVGDAAVHEQQALVLVNMGQATGKDVTQLARKVIKAVAGRYGIELEAEPRIIGANGEKGLADD